A genomic window from Xenorhabdus cabanillasii includes:
- the tssI gene encoding type VI secretion system tip protein TssI/VgrG codes for MMKNIIDKLPAAKSGLRFTFQVAGLPESTFAVGEFSLQEGLSELFTLNLTLVQSLPDNPFRPKPEIDLTALLMQEAVLQVFQGVQLQRKITGIISHADWAGTDGNKTLYTLTVRPALWRLTLNQESRIFHQQNVPAILTDLMKKHYVRADSKLYDPHQDREYVTQKRESDYGFFSRLAAEEGISFWFEDETAFFSDSHLGMTAGLPLTYSPQPETAHGIDTIYQVRLGVGMSPQRSLHKDFNYDNPRYHLSHMQSSEGFRDFGSQTPYTVFESYGRFQKDAAAKPFLKYRHEALDNQKKTGSGSSNCIKLMPGKIFEINSHPHAPLNARWQIVGISHHGRCPGAMGDNGGEGTTLSNHFSFIDGLADWRPPFHYKPLADGDETATVVGPEGEEIFVNKDGAIKVHFHWNRYDKADDGASCWVRVAQGWNGNGFGFMAIPRIGQEVIVSYLNGDIDRPIVTGCVYNGLNRPPLDLPSQKTRTTFKTKTHKGKGFNELRFEDAKGSEEVFIHAQKDMNTKVLNDRDTHVLANHSETIEKNQNIEVYEHREETIGLTDTLDVGESLSITAGTVIELRCGSSVLRMDKLGNVTIQGNNFLFQASDAIQISAQDIDLN; via the coding sequence ATGATGAAAAATATTATTGATAAGCTGCCTGCCGCCAAAAGTGGCTTGCGGTTTACGTTTCAGGTCGCGGGGCTGCCTGAATCAACGTTTGCGGTAGGGGAGTTTTCCCTGCAAGAGGGATTATCTGAACTGTTTACCCTCAATCTGACACTGGTTCAGTCTCTGCCCGATAACCCCTTTCGGCCTAAACCAGAAATCGATTTAACCGCCTTGTTGATGCAGGAAGCGGTGTTGCAAGTTTTCCAAGGCGTACAACTGCAACGCAAAATCACCGGCATCATCTCTCATGCTGACTGGGCCGGCACCGACGGCAATAAAACCCTGTATACCCTGACCGTGCGGCCGGCACTCTGGCGCCTGACGTTGAATCAGGAAAGCCGGATATTCCATCAGCAAAATGTGCCTGCCATCCTGACGGATTTGATGAAAAAACATTACGTGCGGGCGGATTCGAAACTCTACGATCCTCATCAAGACCGGGAATACGTGACCCAGAAACGCGAATCTGACTATGGATTTTTCAGCCGACTGGCGGCGGAAGAAGGTATCAGTTTTTGGTTTGAGGATGAAACGGCCTTTTTCAGTGACAGCCATTTAGGGATGACCGCAGGATTACCGTTGACCTACAGCCCACAACCGGAAACTGCCCACGGCATCGATACGATTTATCAGGTGCGGCTGGGTGTCGGCATGAGTCCGCAACGCAGCCTCCACAAAGACTTTAACTATGACAATCCGCGTTATCACCTCTCGCATATGCAAAGCAGTGAAGGTTTCCGCGATTTTGGCAGCCAAACCCCGTATACCGTGTTTGAAAGTTACGGGCGTTTTCAAAAAGATGCGGCAGCCAAACCGTTCCTCAAATACCGCCATGAGGCACTGGATAACCAGAAAAAGACCGGCAGCGGCAGCAGTAACTGCATCAAACTGATGCCGGGCAAAATCTTTGAAATCAACAGCCACCCGCACGCTCCGCTCAATGCCCGCTGGCAGATTGTCGGGATCAGCCATCACGGCCGCTGTCCGGGAGCCATGGGCGATAACGGCGGCGAGGGCACCACACTGAGCAATCACTTTAGTTTTATCGACGGTCTTGCCGACTGGCGTCCGCCGTTCCATTACAAGCCACTGGCCGATGGCGATGAAACCGCCACAGTGGTTGGCCCGGAAGGGGAAGAAATCTTCGTCAATAAAGACGGCGCGATAAAAGTCCATTTTCACTGGAACCGTTATGACAAAGCGGATGACGGTGCCTCCTGCTGGGTACGCGTGGCTCAGGGCTGGAACGGAAACGGATTTGGTTTTATGGCCATCCCGCGCATCGGGCAGGAAGTGATTGTCTCTTACCTGAACGGCGATATTGACCGCCCGATAGTCACCGGCTGTGTCTACAACGGTCTGAACCGCCCGCCGCTGGATTTGCCTTCGCAGAAAACCCGCACCACGTTCAAGACCAAAACCCACAAAGGCAAAGGCTTTAACGAACTGCGGTTTGAGGATGCGAAAGGCAGTGAAGAAGTGTTTATCCATGCCCAGAAGGACATGAATACCAAAGTACTCAATGACCGTGATACCCATGTGCTGGCAAACCATTCTGAAACTATCGAGAAAAATCAGAACATTGAAGTCTATGAACACCGAGAAGAGACCATTGGCCTGACGGATACACTTGACGTCGGTGAGTCTTTATCCATTACCGCAGGTACGGTTATTGAACTGCGTTGTGGCAGCAGTGTTCTGCGCATGGACAAACTGGGTAATGTCACCATTCAGGGGAATAATTTCCTGTTCCAGGCCAGTGATGCCATTCAAATCAGCGCGCAGGACATCGACCTGAACTAA
- a CDS encoding type VI secretion system baseplate subunit TssF yields MTLKPGDITITQEGSPAHLSVHNILPVSDDYPPLLQDNASWPLLSCLSSPPVLLFATDGLKQFLRQFDPYAELNRPLSHHIRRHIDGIVRTDEHLTDRLKYGRPVRGHWVGLTLNPDCYANAGEMYRFCRLVHEAMACFISQSTFVKLDVSTPDTRGVLWAFREVYGTRREM; encoded by the coding sequence ATGACCTTAAAACCCGGCGACATTACCATCACACAGGAAGGCTCACCCGCCCACCTCAGCGTACACAATATTCTGCCGGTCTCTGACGATTATCCGCCCTTGCTGCAAGATAATGCCAGTTGGCCATTGCTCTCCTGTCTTTCCAGCCCGCCGGTGTTATTATTTGCCACCGACGGCCTGAAACAGTTTCTCCGCCAGTTTGACCCTTACGCCGAACTCAATCGCCCGCTCAGCCACCATATCCGCCGACATATCGATGGCATTGTCCGGACAGATGAACACCTCACTGATCGCCTGAAATACGGCCGCCCTGTCCGCGGACATTGGGTAGGGCTGACGCTCAACCCCGATTGTTACGCCAACGCGGGGGAAATGTACCGCTTTTGCCGGTTAGTCCATGAAGCCATGGCGTGTTTTATCAGCCAGTCCACCTTCGTCAAGCTGGATGTGTCTACCCCGGACACGCGCGGCGTGTTGTGGGCTTTCCGGGAAGTCTACGGAACACGCAGGGAGATGTAA
- a CDS encoding type VI secretion system baseplate subunit TssF: MKNNKESMYLRERTYLRELAQYVAKTSPHLADFLFASHDPDIERVFEAFALLIANLRDKIEDDCPEISHGILSRIWPTALSPIPPTTIMQFHPIDGEHQGTVDIPASTPISAEVNGQLLTFKTCRPLHIEPLIVRSKVVKKIGTHSEIVLTLCQAGISSSVWPSGALSFFLGTDNARAAQLSLWLDEHICEMSLRTQGEQRKLSSFPYGWHNLFDTPILPMEKRTYAGMQLLMEYYALPHLYNFMTVDISDSCREVPLNDDGSFELVFRFKGELPLDDVSDAFMLGCVPAIHLEPLISQPLPLGEGDHRYPLSLGESVQLFRLRDIQVVQQPDETQQRGSPYRYLPIDQFTPSTPELAEEGEPETFYYLYHRERDLLGRLKHQLHFF; encoded by the coding sequence ATGAAAAACAACAAGGAGTCCATGTATCTGCGGGAAAGAACCTATTTGCGCGAACTGGCTCAATACGTGGCGAAAACATCGCCTCATCTGGCTGATTTTCTGTTTGCTTCCCATGATCCCGACATTGAGCGTGTTTTCGAGGCTTTTGCCCTGTTGATTGCCAACTTACGGGATAAAATTGAGGATGATTGCCCCGAAATCTCCCACGGCATCCTGTCCCGTATCTGGCCTACTGCCCTGAGTCCCATTCCGCCCACAACCATTATGCAGTTTCATCCCATTGACGGCGAACATCAGGGCACTGTTGACATTCCGGCCAGCACGCCAATTTCTGCGGAAGTCAACGGCCAGTTGCTCACCTTTAAAACCTGCCGCCCTCTGCATATCGAACCCCTTATTGTACGAAGCAAGGTAGTCAAAAAAATCGGTACGCACAGCGAAATCGTGCTGACGCTTTGCCAGGCGGGTATTTCTTCTTCCGTCTGGCCAAGCGGGGCGCTGTCTTTTTTCCTCGGCACGGACAATGCGCGGGCAGCACAATTAAGCCTGTGGCTGGACGAACATATCTGTGAGATGAGCCTCAGAACCCAAGGCGAACAGCGCAAACTGAGCAGCTTTCCGTATGGCTGGCATAACCTGTTTGATACTCCGATCCTGCCGATGGAAAAACGCACTTACGCGGGTATGCAACTGCTGATGGAATATTATGCACTGCCTCATTTGTATAACTTTATGACGGTAGATATCAGCGACAGTTGTCGTGAAGTCCCGCTCAATGACGACGGCAGTTTTGAGTTGGTTTTCCGTTTTAAAGGCGAATTACCACTGGATGATGTCAGCGATGCTTTTATGCTGGGCTGTGTGCCGGCTATTCATTTGGAACCCTTGATCAGCCAACCCTTGCCGCTGGGTGAGGGCGACCATCGCTACCCGTTGTCCCTGGGTGAATCCGTACAGTTATTCCGGCTGCGTGATATTCAGGTCGTTCAGCAACCTGATGAAACCCAGCAACGGGGCTCACCCTACCGCTATCTGCCCATCGACCAGTTTACGCCGTCAACCCCCGAACTGGCGGAAGAAGGGGAACCCGAGACGTTTTATTACCTGTACCACCGTGAACGGGATCTACTGGGCAGGCTGAAACACCAGCTGCATTTTTTTTGA
- a CDS encoding TIGR03757 family integrating conjugative element protein, whose amino-acid sequence MYTDRQYPPVNLTPDSHVVWLDAAEQHQKKTFPQLSADPQQATLQAQAVLQSPQWRQQEQLLINAYRDVVEAWQRGVRQYPAVVFDDRDVVYGTADVAKAAALREQHRP is encoded by the coding sequence GTGTACACTGACCGCCAGTACCCGCCGGTGAATCTGACACCGGACAGCCATGTGGTCTGGCTGGATGCGGCTGAACAGCATCAGAAAAAAACCTTCCCTCAACTTTCCGCTGATCCCCAGCAGGCAACCCTTCAGGCACAGGCCGTGCTGCAATCGCCCCAATGGCGTCAGCAGGAACAGCTGCTTATCAACGCCTACCGTGATGTTGTTGAAGCCTGGCAACGGGGTGTGCGTCAGTACCCGGCGGTGGTCTTTGATGATCGTGATGTGGTGTATGGCACCGCAGATGTGGCTAAAGCGGCGGCGCTCAGGGAGCAACACCGGCCATGA
- a CDS encoding TIGR03756 family integrating conjugative element protein → MNPSHIAFPVLITLVAAFAPATQAAINTAQIVAGSLSPACIQWRVSGICYWLFCSWHGCTVKTSVKVTHFLPQTVVSTYHAPGGNPWSEMAQISALSGGLENTVTSALSNFTTGGGNHNTQVAGKRSTHLRFKYADAIGHPATTLIGGQIPGYSCKSAATPLMPYFLSTLDTVAWRSGLPESFYPEALIPGQRELGSQMRGNMWGNLYPRSGFVTQADEDKASAVVAQRVADIMTRTGQPHVYQPLTRQRRDGYWPPPPVTENTGTKNHQWQRLSPQLSQSCAVFPDGTHSAAMNGNQAYALWQPYSCCKRRGQRFLSSTDI, encoded by the coding sequence ATGAATCCGTCACATATTGCTTTTCCTGTGCTCATCACGCTGGTTGCGGCGTTTGCGCCGGCCACACAAGCCGCCATCAATACGGCCCAAATTGTGGCCGGCAGCCTCTCACCTGCCTGTATTCAGTGGCGGGTCAGCGGCATTTGTTACTGGCTGTTCTGTTCATGGCATGGCTGCACGGTAAAAACCTCGGTCAAAGTGACTCATTTCCTGCCGCAGACGGTGGTCTCCACCTATCATGCACCCGGCGGCAATCCGTGGTCTGAAATGGCGCAAATCAGCGCCTTATCCGGCGGGCTGGAAAATACGGTGACCAGCGCCTTATCTAACTTCACTACCGGCGGGGGCAATCATAATACTCAGGTTGCCGGAAAGCGCAGTACCCATCTGCGTTTCAAATACGCTGATGCTATCGGGCATCCCGCCACCACGCTGATAGGCGGGCAAATTCCGGGTTACTCCTGTAAAAGTGCAGCGACGCCACTGATGCCTTATTTCCTCAGCACGCTGGATACGGTGGCGTGGCGCAGCGGGTTGCCGGAGTCATTTTATCCAGAAGCTCTTATCCCTGGTCAGCGGGAACTGGGTAGCCAGATGCGTGGCAATATGTGGGGAAATCTCTACCCGCGTTCCGGTTTTGTTACGCAGGCGGATGAAGATAAAGCCTCGGCGGTGGTGGCGCAGCGGGTGGCCGACATCATGACCCGTACCGGGCAACCCCATGTCTATCAGCCGCTGACCAGGCAACGCCGTGACGGCTACTGGCCACCGCCGCCGGTGACGGAAAATACCGGCACGAAAAATCATCAGTGGCAGCGGTTATCGCCACAGTTAAGTCAGTCTTGTGCCGTGTTTCCTGACGGAACACATTCCGCTGCCATGAATGGCAATCAGGCCTATGCCTTGTGGCAACCCTACAGCTGTTGCAAACGGCGCGGGCAGCGTTTTCTCAGCAGTACGGATATTTGA
- a CDS encoding integrating conjugative element protein, with the protein MMLGPVQSHATGLSLTLPQVNRSALGYGAEASGAVSDTLFYTLGGGSVISEPASRGGSITLAGLELGWRSDLMCGNFDLKTTISNQLNGITAGFKNLMSDVVQGATGAVASLPAMIIQRANPGLYDMLTNGVLQANVAFDKAQFNCQNMAKRMMDFAQNNKWSQSAALQEYKNQVNGGDGDAVRVNNAGTKATGASGHPWIGGQRQGGKGQNAIRPTRDLASAGFNMMNQLPVLSQSSVSTFNCEGSACRKFSSAREAAEAVVSVLGDRAIRTCAQATECTSGGEQHQPGTTVAGTGFAPMLEAHTKTNAEQLVKLVSGTEKPTRVNLTKLKTGSLAVTQGVIQALQRDPDKAALTARLAGELAMSETIETALLMRRMLITGMSEPNAAAQSEALAEGDRRIAALDREINALKNEMELKQALSRNSILTIIERDTQRIHAHPQKQVADSQDARFYQLEAPNREVR; encoded by the coding sequence ATGATGCTGGGCCCGGTACAATCCCATGCCACCGGACTGTCCCTCACCTTACCGCAGGTGAATCGAAGTGCCCTGGGCTATGGTGCAGAGGCCAGCGGGGCGGTTTCTGATACGTTGTTTTACACGTTGGGGGGCGGCTCGGTGATTTCGGAGCCGGCGAGTCGCGGGGGTTCAATCACCCTGGCCGGTCTGGAGCTGGGCTGGCGTTCGGATTTGATGTGCGGCAATTTCGACCTGAAAACCACGATCAGCAATCAGCTTAATGGCATTACGGCGGGATTCAAGAACCTGATGAGTGATGTGGTTCAGGGGGCCACCGGAGCGGTTGCCAGCCTCCCCGCCATGATAATTCAGCGGGCCAATCCGGGGCTGTATGACATGCTGACCAACGGGGTATTGCAGGCCAATGTGGCGTTTGATAAAGCCCAGTTCAATTGTCAGAACATGGCGAAGAGAATGATGGATTTTGCGCAGAACAACAAATGGAGTCAATCAGCGGCTTTGCAGGAGTACAAAAATCAGGTCAACGGCGGGGATGGTGATGCTGTGCGTGTCAATAATGCCGGCACCAAAGCGACCGGAGCCAGCGGGCACCCGTGGATTGGCGGGCAACGACAGGGCGGAAAGGGGCAGAATGCCATTCGTCCGACCCGTGATTTAGCCAGCGCCGGGTTTAATATGATGAATCAGCTGCCGGTACTGAGCCAGTCATCGGTCAGCACCTTCAATTGCGAGGGCAGTGCCTGCCGTAAATTCAGCTCGGCGCGGGAAGCGGCCGAGGCGGTGGTTAGTGTACTGGGCGATCGGGCCATCCGGACCTGCGCGCAAGCCACAGAGTGCACCAGTGGGGGCGAGCAACACCAGCCGGGGACGACGGTCGCAGGAACGGGGTTTGCCCCGATGCTGGAAGCCCATACCAAAACGAACGCCGAACAACTGGTGAAACTGGTCAGCGGCACGGAGAAACCCACGCGGGTGAATCTCACCAAACTGAAAACCGGCAGTCTGGCCGTGACGCAAGGTGTCATTCAGGCGTTGCAGCGTGACCCCGATAAGGCCGCCCTGACTGCGCGTCTGGCGGGAGAACTGGCGATGAGTGAGACCATTGAAACCGCGTTACTGATGCGCCGAATGCTGATCACTGGCATGTCCGAACCCAATGCGGCAGCACAATCGGAAGCGCTGGCAGAAGGCGACCGCCGGATTGCCGCCCTGGATAGAGAAATCAATGCGCTGAAAAATGAAATGGAGCTGAAGCAGGCCCTCTCGCGTAACTCCATTCTGACCATTATTGAGCGAGATACGCAGCGTATTCACGCTCATCCGCAAAAACAGGTCGCGGACAGTCAGGATGCCCGTTTTTATCAGTTGGAAGCCCCCAACCGTGAGGTCAGGTAA
- a CDS encoding conjugal transfer protein TraG N-terminal domain-containing protein, whose protein sequence is MTTNSYLEYFLTLLGWVVNNGLWHILIATGLFTLPLVVKVIAIWLKVRECGEEEGPNGLQSLARIENTFYSAFFVMVFCCVPLVNVSFSTLQYDTARTKSCGTWTPGAPENSGYAPVISSLNNQTAAVPIWWAVVHRLSKGLTQAAVAAIPCRPDLRQLRFDVQHTRIKSPALAAELQDFTHDCYALALYQWQQRDPEHTSDPIILHDIGWLGSRTFLAGDYRTLQSRTPRADFPWQESRDNGRPYTGQGGYPSCQVWWSAANIGLKDRVLAQADPGLWLRLSATLKMLGKNTPAYQEAVIRRLVSPVNLTVSQAGQVYAGYGGNADPTLWDGSTRIGASAGALLGGLLAYPMFDAVRQALPMMQAVILMALYILIPLLLLVAVYEFKTVFTLTCVIFALNFLTFWWELARWLDSHLLDALYGSDTHSLFNLAGMQNTSDDLIMGLVMGTLFIVLPMIWLGALAWAGVRMGDVGGLMSQGVGQVRQSAGMFGQMVMQKMMSKGK, encoded by the coding sequence ATGACCACGAACAGTTATCTGGAATATTTCCTGACCCTGCTCGGCTGGGTGGTGAATAATGGCCTGTGGCATATTCTGATTGCCACGGGGTTGTTTACCCTGCCGTTAGTGGTCAAAGTGATTGCCATTTGGCTGAAAGTGCGGGAGTGCGGGGAGGAAGAAGGCCCTAATGGATTGCAGTCACTGGCCCGGATTGAAAATACGTTCTACAGTGCGTTTTTTGTCATGGTGTTTTGCTGCGTGCCGCTGGTCAATGTCAGCTTCAGCACCCTCCAGTATGATACCGCCCGAACCAAAAGCTGTGGCACCTGGACACCCGGTGCGCCGGAGAACAGCGGTTATGCGCCGGTGATATCCAGCCTGAACAATCAAACGGCGGCAGTGCCGATTTGGTGGGCCGTGGTGCATCGGTTATCCAAAGGGCTGACGCAGGCGGCGGTGGCCGCCATTCCCTGTCGGCCGGATTTACGGCAACTGCGTTTTGACGTGCAGCATACCCGTATCAAGAGCCCGGCACTGGCGGCCGAGTTGCAGGATTTTACCCACGATTGTTATGCGTTGGCATTGTACCAGTGGCAACAACGCGATCCGGAACACACCAGCGACCCGATTATCCTGCATGATATCGGCTGGCTGGGCAGCCGTACATTTTTAGCCGGCGATTACCGGACGCTGCAATCGCGCACGCCCCGGGCTGATTTCCCATGGCAGGAGAGTCGAGACAACGGCCGGCCGTATACCGGGCAGGGCGGCTATCCGAGCTGTCAGGTCTGGTGGTCAGCCGCCAACATCGGCCTGAAAGATCGGGTACTGGCGCAGGCCGACCCGGGGTTGTGGCTGCGTCTGTCTGCGACACTGAAAATGTTGGGTAAAAACACGCCCGCATATCAGGAAGCGGTGATCCGCCGTCTGGTCAGCCCGGTAAACCTGACAGTGTCTCAAGCCGGTCAGGTGTATGCCGGCTATGGGGGGAATGCCGATCCCACGCTGTGGGATGGCTCGACCCGGATAGGGGCCTCTGCCGGTGCGCTGTTGGGGGGCTTACTGGCTTATCCTATGTTCGATGCGGTACGGCAGGCCCTGCCAATGATGCAGGCGGTGATTTTGATGGCGTTGTATATCTTAATCCCGTTGCTGCTGTTGGTGGCCGTGTATGAGTTTAAGACCGTGTTTACCCTGACCTGTGTGATTTTTGCGTTGAATTTCCTGACCTTCTGGTGGGAACTGGCGCGCTGGCTGGACAGCCATTTGCTGGACGCCCTGTACGGCTCAGACACCCACAGCCTGTTTAATCTGGCGGGCATGCAGAACACCTCGGATGATTTAATCATGGGGCTGGTGATGGGGACGTTGTTTATTGTGCTGCCGATGATCTGGCTGGGGGCGCTGGCCTGGGCCGGCGTGCGGATGGGCGACGTCGGTGGCCTGATGAGTCAGGGCGTGGGACAGGTCAGGCAATCCGCCGGCATGTTTGGGCAGATGGTGATGCAAAAGATGATGTCGAAAGGAAAGTAG